In Lycium ferocissimum isolate CSIRO_LF1 chromosome 11, AGI_CSIRO_Lferr_CH_V1, whole genome shotgun sequence, a single genomic region encodes these proteins:
- the LOC132037203 gene encoding premnaspirodiene oxygenase-like encodes MEFQYLISFLLCMSFLFLLVQKWRKSKTLLPPGPWRLPIIGSVHHLTSGLPHRVLKNLSQKYGPIMYLQLGEVPTVVVSSSHMAKKILKTHDHVLASRPETMMGKIICYNCKDIAFSPYGDYWRHMRKLTVLELLSAKMVKSFSPIRQDELSNLLSSIRSMDLESPINLAEKLLWFMNAATCRSAFGNVCKDQNELIKLIHQAQSLSGGFELADLFPSKKFLHGLSGMESKLMKARNKIDVVLDNIINVHRENHTNGRSCNGESGVENLVDVFLRVMERGEFPVSLTNDNIKAVILDMFVAGSDTSSSTVIWALSELMRSPSVMEKAQAEVREVFKRKKTCNDDTDLEKLNYLKLVVKETLRLHPPTPLLVPRECREETQIDGFTIPLKSKVMVNVWAIGRDPESWEDPECFIPERFENNSIEFNGNHFQFLPFGAGRRICPGIQFGLALITLPLAHLLCNFDWTLPEGINARDLDMTEANGISARRENDLYLIATPYVSPLK; translated from the exons ATGGagtttcaatatttgatttcttTCTTGCTATGCATGTCCTTCCTCTTCCTTCTAGTTCAAAAATGGAGGAAGTCGAAAACCTTACTGCCTCCGGGCCCGTGGAGGCTACCTATTATTGGAAGTGTGCATCACTTGACGAGTGGACTACCACATCGAGTTCTCAAAAACTTATCACAAAAATATGGCCCCATTATGTACTTACAGCTCGGGGAAGTTCCCACAGTAGTTGTATCTTCCTCACACATGGCCAAAAAAATCCTAAAAACTCATGACCACGTTTTGGCATCTAGGCCAGAAACCATGATGGGGAAAATTATTTGTTACAACTGTAAGGACATTGCCTTTTCTCCATATGGTGATTACTGGAGACATATGCGTAAATTGACTGTCCTGGAGCTACTTAGTGCCAAGATGGTCAAATCCTTCAGCCCAATTCGACAAGATGAGCTCTCAAATCTCCTATCATCCATCAGATCGATGGACTTAGAGTCGCCAATCAACTTAGCAGAAAAGCTTTTATGGTTTATGAATGCTGCGACATGTAGGTCAGCATTTGGGAACGTGTGTAAAGATCAAAATGAGttgataaaattgattcatcaagCACAATCATTATCCGGTGGATTCGAGCTGGCTGATCTGTTCCCTTCGAAAAAATTTCTACATGGGCTTAGTGGGATGGAATCTAAACTAATGAAAGCTCGTAATAAGATAGACGTAGTCTTAGACAACATTATCAATGTGCATAGAGAGAACCACACAAATGGAAGAAGTTGTAATGGTGAGTCTGGAGTTGAAAATTTGGTCGATGTTTTTTTAAGAGTCATGGAGAGAGGCGAATTTCCAGTTTCCCTAACAAATGACAACATCAAAGCAGTTATTCTT GATATGTTCGTAGCAGGATCTGACACATCATCTTCAACGGTTATTTGGGCATTATCAGAATTGATGAGAAGTCCGAGTGTCATGGAAAAAGCACAAGCAGAAGTGAGAGAAGTCTTTAAGAGAAAGAAAACATGTAATGATGATACTGATCTTGAAAAGCTTAAttacctcaaattagtggtcaAAGAGACACTCAGGTTACATCCTCCAACACCTTTGCTGGTCCCGCGAGAATGCAGGGAGGAAACACAGATAGATGGATTCACTATACCGTTGAAAAGCAAAGTCATGGTTAATGTGTGGGCAATTGGAAGAGATCCCGAGAGCTGGGAAGATCCTGAATGTTTTATACCCGAGAGATTTGAGAACAATTCTATTGAGTTTAATGGAAATCACTTTCAGTTTCTTCCCTTTGGAGCGGGAAGACGAATTTGTCCAGGAATACAATTTGGTTTAGCTCTTATTACTCTGCCGTTAGCCCATTTGCTTTGCAATTTTGATtggacacttccagaaggaatTAATGCAAGGGATTTGGACATGACTGAGGCAAATGGAATATCTGCTAGAAGAGAGAATGATCTTTACCTGATCGCTACTCCTTATGTGTCTCCTCTAAAATAA
- the LOC132036616 gene encoding uncharacterized GPI-anchored protein At1g61900-like: protein MSRESQVLLIQVSLVLLFFSGFHGSLCTQDSDTLDSYLLSKSNHEASPNISPSIAPEAMLPSLAPSPLMPMPFTYTGVPKLSGHCAFNFSAADSILRTTATDCWSSLAPYLANVVCCPQFDASLVVLVGQASSESQRLALNVTHARHCLSDVEQILESQGASEKLLDICSVDISNLTESSCPVIDINEIESTLDTSSLLAACEKIDPTTECCNQVCQNAISDAAEVLAFRHKNVSATLALAEKSTPVSDCKSIILRWLASKFDPSSANRIIRVLSSCDINKSCPLVFPDIKNISKECGEVTSNETSCCNAMNSYLSRLQQQSFVTNLQALNCATLLGKKLQEENIISNIFDLCHVNLKDFSIQVDEKESGCLLPSSPTDLTYDQTSGIGFICDLNDNVAAPWSSTYSRAVSTCNKTVVLPELPKATSSQLSKGVYIQDMVYALLFASSMVMQLLI, encoded by the exons atgagTAGAGAGTCTCAAGTTCTCCTGATTCAAGTCTCTCTAGTGTTGCTTTTCT TTTCAGGATTTCATGGATCTCTGTGCACTCAAGATAGTGATACTCTGGACTCTTATTTATTAAGTAAAAGTAATCATGAGGCCTCTCCAAACATCTCTCCTAGCATTGCTCCGGAAGCTATGTTGCCTTCTTTAGCACCTTCACCGTTGATGCCAATGCCATTTACATACACTGGCGTGCCAAAGTTATCAG GACATTGTGCATTCAATTTTTCCGCAGCAGATAGTATTTTGCGAACAACAGCAACAGATTGTTGGTCTTCACTTGCTCCATATCTTGCCAATGTGGTATGTTGTCCTCAATTTGATGCTAGCCTAGTAGTTCTTGTAGGACAGGCCAGTAGTGAATCACAAAGGCTTGCACTGAATGTGACTCATGCTAGGCATTGCCTATCAGATGTTGAACAAATTCTAGAAAGTCAAGGTGCCAGTGAGAAACTTCTTGACATTTGTTCAGTGGATATCTCCAATCTCACAGAATCATCTTGTCCTGTTATAGATATTAACGAAATCGAAAGCACTTTAGATACCTCATCTTTGCTGGCTGCTTGTGAAAAAATAGATCCAACTACTGAGTGCTGTAACCAAGTTTGCCAAAATGCTATATCAGATGCAGCTGAAGTGTTAGCTTTCAGGCACAAAAATGTGAGTGCCACCCTCGCTTTGGCAGAGAAATCAACTCCTGTAAGTGACTGTAAGAGCATTATATTACGATGGCTGGCCAGCAAATTTGATCCTTCTTCAGCTAATAGAATCATCAGAGTACTTTCAAGCTGTGATATAAACAAAT CATGTCCGTTGGTGTTTCCGGACATAAAGAACATTTCCAAAGAATGTGGAGAGGTAACAAGTAATGAAACGTCCTGCTGCAACGCAATGAATAGTTACTTGTCGCGCTTGCAACAGCAGAGCTTTGTTACAAATCTCCAAGCTTTAAATTGTGCTACATTGCTTGGCAAGAAGTTGCAAGAAGAAAATATCATCAGTAATATTTTTGACCTTTGCCATGTAAATCTCAAGGATTTTTCTATTCAAG TCGATGAAAAAG AATCGGGATGCCTCTTGCCGAGCTCGCCTACAGATTTAACATATGACCAGACTTCAGGAATTGGCTTCATTTGTGATCTTAATGACAATGTGGCAGCTCCTTGGTCCTCAACATATTCTCGTGCTGTTTCTACCTGCAACAAGA CTGTTGTACTTCCAGAACTTCCCAAGGCAACATCCTCTCAGCTCAGTAAAG GAGTCTACATCCAAGATATGGTGTATGCCCTGCTTTTTGCTTCATCAATGGTCATGCAGTTGCTCATTTGA
- the LOC132036559 gene encoding aconitate hydratase, cytoplasmic, whose product MYSNTARKYSSSAASSLLRASSTISRPLASSSTAAHAPPCRAAYSSSCNQQRLSSTLRSVPRWSHGVDWKSPISLTSQIRTASPALNGFHRKLATMAAENPFKGILTGLPKPGGGEFGKFYSLPALNDPRIDKLPYSIRILLESAIRNCDNFQVKKEDVEKIIDWEKSAPKLVEIPFKPARVLLQDFTGVPAVVDLACMRDAMNNLGSDSEKINPLVPVDLVIDHSVQVDVTRSENAVQANMELEFKRNKERFAFLKWGSNAFDNMLVVPPGSGIVHQVNLEYLGRVVFNREGLLYPDSVVGTDSHTTMIDGLGVAGWGVGGIEAEAAMLGQPMSMVLPGVVGFKLSGKLRNGVTATDLVLTVTQMLRKHGVVGKFVEFYGDGMSGLSLADRATIANMSPEYGATMGFFPVDHVTLQYLKLTGRSDETVGMVEAYLRANNMFVDYNEPQPEKVYSSYLNLDLADVEPCVSGPKRPHDRVPLKEMKSDWHACLDNKVGFKGFAVPKEVQDKVAKFSFHGQPAELKHGSVVIAAITSCTNTSNPSVMLGAALVAKKASELGLHVKPWVKTSLAPGSGVVTKYLLQSGLQKYLNQQGFNIVGYGCTTCIGNSGDLDESVASAISENDIVAAAVLSGNRNFEGRVHALTRANYLASPPLVVAYALAGTVDIDFEKDPIGVGKDGKEVYFRDIWPSTEEIAEAVQSSVLPDMFKSTYEAITKGNTMWNELSVPEGKLYSWDSNSTYIHEPPYFKGMTMDPPGPHGVKDAYCLLNFGDSITTDHISPAGSIHKDSPAARYLMERGVDRRDFNSYGSRRGNDEIMARGTFANIRIVNKLLNGEVGPKTVHIPSGEKLSVFDAAMKYKSAGENTIILAGAEYGSGSSRDWAAKGPMLLGVKAVIAKSFERIHRSNLVGMGIVPLCFKAGEDADTLGLTGHERYTIDLPENISDIRPGQDVTVRTDTGKSFTCVVRFDTEVELAYFNHGGILHYVIRQLSKH is encoded by the exons ATGTATAGTAATACAGCTCGCAAATACTCTTCATCTGCTGCTTCTTCACTCTTGAGAGCATCTTCCACTATCTCCAGGCCACTCGCTTCCTCCTCCACTGCTGCACACGCGCCTCCTTGTCGTGCCGCTTACTCTTCTTCGTGTAATCAGCAGCGATTGTCATCCACGCTCCGGTCAGTGCCACGGTGGAGTCACGGTGTAGATTGGAAGTCACCGATAAGTCTTACTTCTCAGATCAGGACTGCTTCACCTGCTCTTAACGGTTTCCATCGTAAACTCGCTACTATGG CTGCAGAGAATCCATTTAAGGGAATCCTTACTGGTCTTCCAAAGCCTGGAGGTGGTGAATTTGGAAAGTTCTATAGCCTACCTGCTCTCAATGATCCCAGGATTG ACAAGCTGCCATATTCTATTAGAATTCTTCTCGAATCAGCAATCCGTAATTGTGACAACTTTCAAGTGAAAAAGGAAGATGTTGAGAAGATTATCGACTGGGAAAAATCTGCACCTAAGCTTGTGGAGATACCCTTCAAGCCTGCCCGTGTCTTGCTGCAG GATTTTACTGGTGTACCAGCTGTGGTGGACCTTGCTTGCATGCGTGATGCCATGAACAACCTTGGCAGTGATTCTGAGAAGATCAATCCATTG GTTCCAGTAGACCTAGTTATTGATCACTCAGTTCAAGTTGATGTAACAAGGTCAGAAAATGCAGTCCAGGCTAATATGGAGCTTGAATTCAAAAGAAACAAGGAGAGATTTGCTTTTCTTAAGTGGGGATCCAATGCTTTCGACAACATGCTTGTTGTTCCACCTGGGTCTGGTATTGTGCATCAG GTGAATCTTGAATATCTTGGAAGGGTTGTCTTTAATAGGGAAGGCTTGCTCTACCCAGATAGCGTGGTCGGAACAGATTCCCACACCACCATGATCGATGGGCTAGGAGTTGCTGGCTGGGGAGTCGGAGGTATTGAGGCAGAAGCTGCAATGCTTGGCCAG CCAATGAGCATGGTGTTGCCTGGAGTTGTCGGGTTCAAGCTATCAGGGAAATTGCGAAATGGCGTGACTGCCACTGACTTGGTCCTAACTGTCACTCAAATGCTGAGGAAgcatggtgttgttggaaagtTCGTTGAATTCTATG GTGATGGAATGAGTGGGCTTTCATTGGCCGACAGGGCCACCATTGCCAACATGTCTCCTGAATATGGTGCAACTATGGGTTTCTTCCCTGTAGATCATGTTACCCTGCAATATCTCAAATTAACTGGGAGAAGTGATGAAACG GTTGGAATGGTAGAGGCATATCTCCGTGCAAATAATATGTTTGTCGACTATAATGAG CCTCAACCAGAAAAAGTGTACTCTTCTTATTTGAACCTAGACCTTGCCGATGTTGAACCATGTGTGTCAGGGCCAAAGAG ACCTCATGACCGTGTGCCTCTGAAAGAAATGAAGTCTGACTGGCATGCTTGCCTAGATAACAAAGTTGGGTTCAAG GGCTTTGCTGTGCCAAAAGAGGTGCAAGATAAAGTGGCTAAGTTTTCCTTCCACGGGCAACCTGCAGAGCTCAAACATGGCAGTGTTGTGATTGCTGCTATCACAAGTTGCACAAATACATCCAATCCCAGCGTTATGCTAGGGGCAGCTCTGGTTGCCAAAAAGGCTTCTGAGCTGGGTCTACAT GTTAAACCATGGGTTAAAACAAGCCTTGCTCCTGGATCTGGTGTTGTTACAAAATATTTACTCCAGAG TGGCCTGCAGAAGTATTTAAATCAGCAAGGTTTCAACATTGTCGGCTATGGCTGTACCACTTGTATCGGGAACTCTGGTGACTTGGATGAATCTGTTGCTTCTGCCATATCAGAGAATG ACATTGTTGCTGCTGCTGTACTCTCCGGAAATCGAAACTTTGAGGGGCGTGTTCATGCCCTGACAAGGGCAAACTATCTTGCTTCACCTCCTTTGGTGGTCGCGTATGCGCTTGCTGGCACT GTTGATATCGACTTTGAGAAAGATCCAATTGGAGTGGGAAAGGATGGTAAGGAAGTGTACTTCAGGGATATATGGCCATCAACTGAAGAAATTGCTGAG gcTGTTCAATCAAGTGTATTGCCAGACATGTTCAAGAGTACTTATGAAGCTATTACAAAGGGAAATACCATGTGGAATGAATTATCTGTGCCAGAAGGGAAGCTGTACTCATGGGACTCTAATTCTACATACATTCATGAGCCACCATATTTCAAGGGTATGACCATGGATCCTCCTGGGCCCCATGGCGTGAAGGATGCCTACTGCTTGCTGAACTTTGGTGACAGTATTACTACGGATCACATTTCACCTGCCGGAAGCATTCATAAAGATAGCCCTGCCGCTAGGTACCTTATGGAGCGAGGTGTTGATCGCAGGGACTTCAACTCATATGGTAGCCGTCGTGGTAATGATGAAATTATGGCTAGGGGTACTTTCGCCAATATCCGTATTGTAAACAAGCTGTTAAACGGGGAAGTTGGTCCAAAGACGGTCCACATTCCCTCGGGAGAAAAACTGTCTGTGTTTGATGCTGCAATG AAATACAAATCCGCTGGGGAAAACACTATTATCTTGGCTGGAGCTGAATATGGAAGTGGAAGCTCCCGAGATTGGGCTGCCAAGGGCCCAATGTTGTTG GGAGTTAAAGCTGTAATTGCTAAGAGCTTTGAGAGGATTCACCGCAGCAACTTGGTAGGAATGGGTATTGTGCCTCTATGTTTTAAGGCTGGGGAGGATGCAGATACACTTGGATTGACTGGTCACGAGCGATATACTATTGATCTTCCAGAAAATATTAGTGATATCCGCCCAGGTCAAGACGTCACTGTACGTACAGATACTGGAAAATCCTTCACCTGTGTAGTGCGGTTCGACACTGAG GTGGAGTTGGCTTATTTCAACCATGGAGGTATTCTTCATTATGTCATTCGTCAGTTGAGTAAGCACTGA